The DNA sequence ATAAGTTTGGCAAGTATTTTATCAGTTTTTAAGCAAGTTTTTTAACTTTTGATAGATGATTTCGTTTTCTTCTAGACTATAGGAATTGGCGCCACTAGCTAATGGATGTCCTCCTCCGTCGTGTTCTTTGGCAATTTCATTGATAGGGGTGATTTTACTGCGCATACGCACACGGAAGTGACCGTCAACTTGCTCAACAAAGATGGCCCAAGCCTTAACGGTATCAATTCGACCAGGTGCCCCGACAATCGCAGCCGTTTCAGCATCCGTAACCTTATATTTTTCCAAGATGTCTTGAGTAAGCAGAACGCGTGCAGCCCCATTATCATCAACTTCTAAGTGATCATAAACATACCCTTGCAATTTTGCAATCTTGAAGCTCATGGTATCCATTTGACGAGACAATCCAGCAAAGTCAAAATCAACTTCTCGGAGCTGGCCAGCTATTCTAAAGGTACGGGCACTAGTTGAAGGGTAGAGAAAACGCCCAGTGTCCCCGACAATTCCTGCATAGAGAAGTCGTGCCACTTCACTAGACAAAGCCAGCTGATTTTCTTGAGCAAATAGAGCAATCATTTCACTAGCACTGCTTGAACTTGTATCCACCCAAGATAGGTCACCATAGATATCATCATTTGGATGGTGATCGATTTTGATGGTGAAAGCAGCTTGTTCATAGCGTTTATCATCGATACGAGGACGATTCGCTGTATCACAAATAATAGCAAGAGCTTCGTGGTAGTCACTGTCTTGGACAGTATCCATTTCCGCCATCCAGGATAGAGTTGGTTCGTTAAAACCGACTGCTTTGATGGTCTTTTCTGGAAAATGGTGTGTAAGAAGAGCTTTCAAGCCTACCTGACTCCCTATGGCATCAGGATCTGGTTTCATATGACGATGAATGATAATGGTATCGTATTCTTTGATTTTCTCTAATATTTGCTGGCAAATTTCCATAATAACCTCAATTCTTTCTCATTTCATTGTAGCACAAGAATTTTTATTTTTAAAATGAAAAAGATATGATATAATGGAGGAAGATAAATTGAGGAGGACGATATGGCATTAGCAAAAATTGTATTTGCCAGTATGACCGGTAATACCGAAGAAATTGCAGATATTGTAGCAGACAAATTACGTGACTTGGGCTTGGATGTCGATGTGGATGAATGTACAACTGTTGACGCTTCAGACTTCTTGGAGGCGGACATCGCAATCGTTGCGACCTATACTTATGGTGATGGAGAATTGCCTGATGAGATGATGGACTTCTACGAAGACCTAGCAGATATCAACTTGAATGGCAAAATCTACGGGGTTGTTGGATCAGGTGATACCTTCTACGACGAATTCTGTAAGGCTGTTGATGACTTTGATCGCGTATTTGTAGCGACAGGAGCAGAAAAAGGTTCAGAGTGCGTTAAAGTAGACCTTTCTGCCGAAGAAGAAGACATCGAACGCTTGGAACAATTCGCAGAAGAATTGGCTGCAAAAGTAGGATAAGAATCAAACTGCGCTGACTGGAAGTCACATTAATATACAAAAGAAGTTGAGATTTCTCAACTTCTTTTGTATATTAATGTGATACGCGACGGCGAGCTGCCTTTTTGCGGTTTTCTTCGATGAAAGCTGCTTTTTGCTCTTCTGGCTCAATCACTTTCTTTTTAATTGCGTATACTGCACCTGCAACGGCAGCGACAGTTCCCGCGACACCTGTTACAAGACCTTTTGCGAATCCTTTAGCCATGAGTCTTCCTCCTTTATCTTCCCGATCAGCCAGGCTCCTTAAGAGGTAGCATTTTTCTGACTGACCTTTTTGTGATATAATAATAGTAACGAAAAAATGGGAATTTTTCAAGGAAAAAAGATGAAAACAAAAATAATTGTGATTGTTGGACCGACTGCTGTTGGGAAGACAGCCCTTGCTATTGAAGTAGCCAAGCGCTTTGGTGGAGAGGTGGTCAGCGGTGACAGTCAGCAAGTATACAGAGGGTTGGATATTGGGACGGCCAAGGCCAGCCCAGAGGAGCAAGCATCTGTTCCTCATCATTTGATTGATGTCAGAGAGGTGACCGAGTCTTACTCGGCTTTTGATTTTGTTTCAGAAGCTAAGAAGGCTATTGAGGATATTCATAACCGTGGTAAGCTTGCTATTATCGCGGGTGGTACAGGGCTTTATATCCAGAGCTTGCTGGAAGGATACCATCTAGGTGGAGAAACACCTCATGAGGAGATTTTAGCTTATCGGGCTAGCTTGGAGCCTTATTCAGATGAGGAATTAGCCCATCTCGTGAAGCAAGCAGGTCTTGAAATTCCCCAGTTTAACCGTCGTCGTGCCATGCGCGCCTTGGAGATTGCCCATTTTGGTCAGGATTTGGAAAATCAAGAGACTTTGTATGAACCTCTGATTATCTGCTTAGATGATGAGCGTAGTCAGCTTTATGAACGTATCAACAACCGAGTGGATCTGATGTTTGAGGCTGGGCTTTTGGATGAGGCCAAGTGGCTTTTTGACCATTACCCTGATGCGCAGGCAGCCAAAGGAATTGGCTACAAGGAACTATTTCCATATTTCCGTGGGGAGCAGACTTTAGAGGAAGCTAGTGAGAGTCTCAAACAGGTTACCCGTCGTTTTGCCAAGCGTCAGTTGACCTGGTTCCGTAATCGCATGCAGGTGACCTTTTATCAGATAGGAGAGTCTGGCGTGAAGGAGCGTATTCTAAGCCAGATTGAGGAGTTTTTAAATGATTGAAACGGAGAAAAAAGAAGAACGGGTCCTGCTAATTGGTGTTGAACTGCAGGGCATGGATAATTTTGACCTGTCCATGGAAGAGTTGGCCAGTCTGGCTAAGACAGCTGGGGCAGTCGTAGTCGATAGCTACAGACAAAAACGTGAAAAATATGATTCCAAGACCTTTGTTGGCTCTGGTAAGTTGGAAGAGATTGCACTGATGGTAGATGCGGAAGAAATTAGCACTGTCATCGTCAATAATCGTCTGACACCACGGCAAAATGTCAATCTAGAGGAAGTTCTGGGTGTCAAGGTGATTGACCGTATGCAGTTGATTCTGGATATCTTTGCTATGCGAGCTCGAAGCCATGAAGGAAAACTTCAAGTGCATTTGGCCCAGCTTAAGTACCTCTTACCTCGCTTGGTTGGTCAGGGAATTATGCTCAGCCGTCAGGCAGGGGGAATTGGTTCCCGTGGTCCAGGTGAGAGTCAGTTGGAACTGAACCGACGTAGTGTTCGCAATCAAATCACAGATATTGAGCGTCAGCTTAAGGTAGTTGAGAAGAATCGAGCGACAGTCAGAGAAAAACGCTTGGAGTCAAGTACCTTTAAGATTGGTTTGATTGGTTATACCAATGCTGGGAAGTCAACCATCATGAACACCTTGACCAGTAAGACCCAGTATGAAGCGGACGAACTCTTTGCGACTCTGGACGCGACGACTAAGAGTATCCATCTGGGAGGCAATCTTCAGGTTACCTTGACTGATACTGTTGGCTTTATCCAAGATTTGCCAACAGAATTGGTGTCCAGTTTTAAGTCAACCTTGGAAGAAAGTAAGCATGTAGACCTTCTGGTTCATGTCATTGATGCCAGCAATCCTTATCACGAGGAGCATGAAAAAACGGTTCTGTCTATCATGAAAGACTTGGATATGGAGGATATTCCTCGTCTGACCCTTTATAATAAAGCGGATTTGGTGGAGGATTTCACGCCTACTCAAACGCCGTATGCCCTCATTTCTGCCAAGTCTGAGGATAGTCGTGAGCAGTTGCAGGCTTTATTTTTAGAGAAAATCAAGGATATTTTTGAATCCTTTACTCTACGGGTGCCTTTTTCTAAGTCCTACAAGATTCATGATTTGGAAAGTGTAGCGATTCTTGAAGATCGTGACTACCAAGATGATGGAGAAGCGATTACAGGCTATATTTCGGAGAAAAACAAATGGAGGTTAGCGGAATTTTATGACTGATATTAAAACCTTGGCTCTAAAATATGGGGGCTATACAAGTCTGGATAAGGTCTATCTGGATCAACTTCTAGCTGGCAAAACAGAACAAGAGCAGTTGGCTCTCATTACCCCTCCGCCCAGTGTAGTGAATGCTTACTTTGCAGAACTCTACCAGAAAAAGAGTCCTGAAGCTGCGACGGATTATTTTGCAGAACTAAGCCAGGAATTGAACCTCTACAATGCTGAGCCAAGTTTCACCTTTGAAAATAAGCCTTTCATTCGTCTTAATTTATCTGGCAAATCTTTTGGATTTTGCTACGAGAGTGAAGGACTGGGAAGGATTTTCTCTGAAAATGAAGAGGAAATCTCGAATGACTTGCTTTTTGAGATTGCGCAAATTTTCCCCCATCAACTCGTCTTTGAAGAGTCTGGAAAGATTTACATGAAGGATGCCGGAGACGAAGAAGTTGTTAGTGTGGAGAGTCTCACAGCTTTGACAGATTTGGAAAGCTTGGCTGATGGTTGCAAACGTCTCAAAGGTTATAGCCAAGAGGATTTATTACAAGAAGCTGTTGCTTTTTCTGGCAAGCGCTATTTCCGATCGGAAAACCGCACAGCCATGTTATATATTGATTAATTAGAAAGTATCAAATGGATATTCAATTTTTAGGAACGGGGGCTGGTCAGCCCTCTAAAGCCCGCAACGTCTCAAGTCTCGCCCTGAAACTCTTGGATGAGATTAACGAAGTTTGGCTCTTTGACTGTGGAGAAGGAACGCAAAATCGCATTCTGGAAACCACGATTCGACCACGTAAGGTCAGCAAAATCTTTATCACTCACCTGCATGGAGACCATATCTTTGGCTTGCCAGGATTCCTTTCTAGTCGTGCCTTTCAGGCCAATGAAGAGCAGACAGATTTGGACATCTATGGACCGCAAGGGATCAAGTCCTTTGTCTTAACTAGTCTTCGTGTGTCAGGTTCTCGTCTGCCTTACCGCATTCATTTTCATGAGTTTGGCCAAGATTCTCTAGGGAAAATCCTTGAGACCGATAAATTCACTGTGTATGCAGAGGAGCTGGACCACACTATTTTCTGTGTTGGCTATCGTGTCATGCAAAAGGACTTGGAAGGAACCTTGGATGCTGAGAAGCTCAAGGCTGCTGGTGTCCCATTTGGTCCGCTTTTTGGAAAAATCAAAAACGGCCAGGATGTTGTTTTGGATGATGGGACTGAAATCAAGGCGGCAGACTATATCTCAGCTCCCCGTCCTGGTAAGATTATCACTATTCTAGGAGACACCCGAAAAACCAATGCTAGTGTGCGTTTAGCTGTCAATGCCGATGTCCTTGTCCATGAGTCGACTTATGGCAAGGGAGATGAAAAAATTGCTCGCAATCACGGTCACTCAACCAATATGCAGGCAGCACAAGTAGCAGCAGAAGCCAGTGCTAAGCGCCTCTTGCTCAATCATATCAGTGCTCGTTTCCTTTCAAAAGATATCAGCCAGCTTAAGAAAGATGCAGCTAGTATTTTTGAGAATGTCCATGTGGTTAAAGACTTGGAAGAAGTGGAAATCTAGAAGATTGAGAAAGGATAAGTATGCGTACTATTCTCATTACCGGAGCTAGCGGTGGCTTAGCCCAAGAAATGGTCAAACTCTTGCCAGATGACCAATTGATCTTGCTAGGTAGAAACAAGGAAAAACTGGCACAACTCTACGGAAATCATCCTAATGTGGAATGGATTGAAATCGACATTACTGATGACTCAGCCCTAGAAACTCTGGTCGCTGACCTCTATCTCCGTTATGGCAAGATTGATGTCTTGATTAACAATGCTGGATATGGAATTTTTGAAGATTTCGACCAGATTTCTGACAAAGACATTCATCAGATGTTTGAGGTTAATACCTTTGCCCTGATGAACCTTTCTCGTCGCATTGGGTGTCGAATGAAGGAAAGTCGAAAAGGCCATATCATCAATATCGTTAGCATGGCAGGGTTGATAGCGACTAGCAAGTCCAGTCTCTACTCAGCGACCAAGTTTGCGGCTATTGGTTTTTCAAATGCTCTTCGCCTTGAACTTATGCCCTATAGAGTCTATGTGACAACGGTCAATCCAGGACCTATTCGTACTGCCTTTTTTGACCAGGCAGACCCAGATGGTAGCTACCTCAAGTCGGTTGACCGTTTCCTGCTGGAGCCAGATACGGTTGCGAAAAAAATCGTTAAGACCATAGGAAGAAATAAACGAGAGCTTAATCTCCCAGTCTTACTCAATCTAGCCCATAAGTTTTATACCCTCTTTCCCAAGCTAGCAGATAAGTTGGCAAGAGAAATCTTTAATTATAAGTGAGAAAGCTGTTCCCTTGAGGAATGGCTTTTTGCTTTAATAAGGAGAAGTTGTTGATCAAAAATAATCCCTGAAAATACTGGTAGTTTATCTCTATTTGATAGTTTTGGAGTATAATTGAGATAAGAAAGTTCATTAGATAAATGAAGTCCCAAACCAGCTAGCTTACCCTAGATAATGCCCTATGTATAGCCGGAGGTTGACAATGGAATTATTGACAATTGACCAAATTATTTCCATTATTGAGGAAGCGATACAAGGGCTTGACCCTGAGATAAGAGAAGGAATTGTCCTGAGCCATACTGAAGTGCCTGTGTCTGAATTGGATCGTTTGAAAAAACAACTACAAATACAAGATTTGGATCCGATTTTTAGGAAGTATATTCTGGTCTATAACTGGGGGCAGGTCGGTTTTTTAAGTTACCAGTTTGGATATGGGGACGACACTAGTCTTACTTGGCTGATCAATCGCAATTTGGAATACCACGATTACTCGACTCTACAAGAAAGAGGCTTGATCATCATTGCAATCTGGGGCGGTCTATGCTCTTGATGCAGAGATGAACTATGATGAAAAAATATGGCTGACACCAGATTTTCTAGCATTTGTTAGAGCCATGGGAACGGCCCAATCTGCAGTTTGGAAGGGTTGTGAAAGTGACTTCATCCGCTTGATGACTAGAATAGGTCATGCG is a window from the Streptococcus oralis genome containing:
- the rnz gene encoding ribonuclease Z, with the translated sequence MDIQFLGTGAGQPSKARNVSSLALKLLDEINEVWLFDCGEGTQNRILETTIRPRKVSKIFITHLHGDHIFGLPGFLSSRAFQANEEQTDLDIYGPQGIKSFVLTSLRVSGSRLPYRIHFHEFGQDSLGKILETDKFTVYAEELDHTIFCVGYRVMQKDLEGTLDAEKLKAAGVPFGPLFGKIKNGQDVVLDDGTEIKAADYISAPRPGKIITILGDTRKTNASVRLAVNADVLVHESTYGKGDEKIARNHGHSTNMQAAQVAAEASAKRLLLNHISARFLSKDISQLKKDAASIFENVHVVKDLEEVEI
- a CDS encoding cystathionine beta-lyase, which encodes MTDIKTLALKYGGYTSLDKVYLDQLLAGKTEQEQLALITPPPSVVNAYFAELYQKKSPEAATDYFAELSQELNLYNAEPSFTFENKPFIRLNLSGKSFGFCYESEGLGRIFSENEEEISNDLLFEIAQIFPHQLVFEESGKIYMKDAGDEEVVSVESLTALTDLESLADGCKRLKGYSQEDLLQEAVAFSGKRYFRSENRTAMLYID
- a CDS encoding DUF3042 family protein, whose amino-acid sequence is MAKGFAKGLVTGVAGTVAAVAGAVYAIKKKVIEPEEQKAAFIEENRKKAARRRVSH
- a CDS encoding SDR family NAD(P)-dependent oxidoreductase; its protein translation is MRTILITGASGGLAQEMVKLLPDDQLILLGRNKEKLAQLYGNHPNVEWIEIDITDDSALETLVADLYLRYGKIDVLINNAGYGIFEDFDQISDKDIHQMFEVNTFALMNLSRRIGCRMKESRKGHIINIVSMAGLIATSKSSLYSATKFAAIGFSNALRLELMPYRVYVTTVNPGPIRTAFFDQADPDGSYLKSVDRFLLEPDTVAKKIVKTIGRNKRELNLPVLLNLAHKFYTLFPKLADKLAREIFNYK
- a CDS encoding DHH family phosphoesterase, producing MEICQQILEKIKEYDTIIIHRHMKPDPDAIGSQVGLKALLTHHFPEKTIKAVGFNEPTLSWMAEMDTVQDSDYHEALAIICDTANRPRIDDKRYEQAAFTIKIDHHPNDDIYGDLSWVDTSSSSASEMIALFAQENQLALSSEVARLLYAGIVGDTGRFLYPSTSARTFRIAGQLREVDFDFAGLSRQMDTMSFKIAKLQGYVYDHLEVDDNGAARVLLTQDILEKYKVTDAETAAIVGAPGRIDTVKAWAIFVEQVDGHFRVRMRSKITPINEIAKEHDGGGHPLASGANSYSLEENEIIYQKLKNLLKN
- the hflX gene encoding GTPase HflX is translated as MIETEKKEERVLLIGVELQGMDNFDLSMEELASLAKTAGAVVVDSYRQKREKYDSKTFVGSGKLEEIALMVDAEEISTVIVNNRLTPRQNVNLEEVLGVKVIDRMQLILDIFAMRARSHEGKLQVHLAQLKYLLPRLVGQGIMLSRQAGGIGSRGPGESQLELNRRSVRNQITDIERQLKVVEKNRATVREKRLESSTFKIGLIGYTNAGKSTIMNTLTSKTQYEADELFATLDATTKSIHLGGNLQVTLTDTVGFIQDLPTELVSSFKSTLEESKHVDLLVHVIDASNPYHEEHEKTVLSIMKDLDMEDIPRLTLYNKADLVEDFTPTQTPYALISAKSEDSREQLQALFLEKIKDIFESFTLRVPFSKSYKIHDLESVAILEDRDYQDDGEAITGYISEKNKWRLAEFYD
- a CDS encoding flavodoxin, producing MALAKIVFASMTGNTEEIADIVADKLRDLGLDVDVDECTTVDASDFLEADIAIVATYTYGDGELPDEMMDFYEDLADINLNGKIYGVVGSGDTFYDEFCKAVDDFDRVFVATGAEKGSECVKVDLSAEEEDIERLEQFAEELAAKVG
- the miaA gene encoding tRNA (adenosine(37)-N6)-dimethylallyltransferase MiaA, which produces MKTKIIVIVGPTAVGKTALAIEVAKRFGGEVVSGDSQQVYRGLDIGTAKASPEEQASVPHHLIDVREVTESYSAFDFVSEAKKAIEDIHNRGKLAIIAGGTGLYIQSLLEGYHLGGETPHEEILAYRASLEPYSDEELAHLVKQAGLEIPQFNRRRAMRALEIAHFGQDLENQETLYEPLIICLDDERSQLYERINNRVDLMFEAGLLDEAKWLFDHYPDAQAAKGIGYKELFPYFRGEQTLEEASESLKQVTRRFAKRQLTWFRNRMQVTFYQIGESGVKERILSQIEEFLND